One segment of Brassica napus cultivar Da-Ae chromosome C3, Da-Ae, whole genome shotgun sequence DNA contains the following:
- the LOC106445696 gene encoding uncharacterized protein LOC106445696 — protein MMFESPSKKRWKLLSSSSSYRETIVLGRRYSKSCREQKQQGRRYTEERLLPKWKVLLRKLKLLPSPRFTKVTAYELDDYSLNFDQGPGWHDHDEPENLARSFSSRFADPTKNIRATRLLLY, from the coding sequence ATGATGTTTGAGTCTCCAAGCAAGAAGAGATGGAAGTtgttatcatcatcttcatcttatAGAGAGACAATTGTGCTTGGAAGAAGATATAGTAAAAGTTGCAGAGagcagaagcaacaaggaagaagatatACTGAAGAGAGACTCTTGCCGAAGTGGAAAGTTCTGTTGAGGAAGCTCAAGTTGTTGCCTTCTCCTAGATTCACAAAGGTCACAGCTTATGAGCTTGACGATTACTCTTTGAATTTTGATCAAGGGCCCGGATGGCACGACCACGATGAGCCCGAGAATCTTGCTAGGTCTTTCTCTTCTCGGTTTGCTGATCCCACCAAGAATATTAGAGCAACACGCTTGCTCTTGTATTAa